The following coding sequences are from one Treponema parvum window:
- a CDS encoding FAD-dependent oxidoreductase, translated as MSGDLKQFYDAVVIGGGPAGLTAGIYLARACFRVLIVEKEKFGGQITLTAEVVNYPGIKSVSGEDLTGAMQKQAENFGAEFMLAEVTGIEDGGDCYSVSTNKGKIKCFGVLIATGAHPRKIGFKGEAEFRGHGVAYCATCDGEFFTGKDVFVVGGGFAAAEESIFLTKYAAHVTILIRGNDFKCAKSVADEVRENKKITVLTNSEIEEVSGDTVLRKIVYRNNKTNELTEKKYENDTFGVFVFAGYEPSTAFVSKVVELNDRGYIVTDAKQKTSKDGIYAAGDVCIKDLRQVVTATGDGALAATELEKYCTEMQKKTGIVPDRPKRKTAESEAAHGRPAAEAAGKTAVSGSPESAGTEKLFTDEMVTQLNMVFERMESPLVLKMYLDERQISQELKQYMSELSSLTDKLTTQTASNSEEIKLPCVKVLKADGTETGMAFHGVPGGHEFNSFILGLYNMSGEGQSLDDSVKSRIKAIDKDVHMDIFVSLTCTMCPDLVTAAQKIASQNTRITTDVYDLAHFPEIKDKYNIMGVPCYVINGKEALFGKKTIEELLDLIEKE; from the coding sequence ATGAGCGGCGATCTCAAGCAGTTTTACGATGCCGTCGTCATTGGAGGCGGGCCTGCAGGTCTTACGGCCGGAATATATCTTGCACGGGCGTGTTTCCGCGTGTTGATAGTCGAAAAAGAAAAATTCGGCGGACAGATAACGCTCACTGCTGAAGTTGTAAATTATCCCGGAATAAAGAGCGTAAGCGGAGAAGATCTTACAGGGGCAATGCAAAAGCAGGCGGAAAATTTCGGAGCGGAATTTATGCTTGCGGAAGTTACCGGTATAGAAGACGGCGGCGATTGTTATTCGGTCAGCACGAATAAAGGAAAAATAAAATGTTTCGGTGTGCTGATCGCGACAGGCGCCCATCCGAGAAAAATAGGATTTAAAGGCGAAGCTGAATTCCGCGGGCACGGGGTTGCATATTGCGCCACCTGCGACGGTGAATTTTTTACGGGAAAAGATGTTTTTGTAGTGGGCGGCGGATTTGCCGCAGCTGAAGAAAGCATCTTTCTTACTAAATACGCCGCGCACGTAACTATTCTCATCCGCGGAAACGATTTTAAATGCGCCAAATCGGTTGCGGATGAAGTGCGTGAGAACAAAAAAATCACAGTTCTTACAAATTCCGAAATAGAAGAAGTTTCGGGCGATACGGTATTGCGTAAGATCGTTTACCGCAACAATAAGACGAACGAACTGACGGAAAAAAAATACGAAAATGACACGTTCGGCGTATTCGTATTCGCCGGTTATGAACCCAGCACGGCCTTTGTTTCGAAAGTCGTTGAACTGAACGATCGCGGCTACATAGTGACCGATGCAAAGCAGAAAACTTCCAAAGACGGAATATATGCGGCCGGAGACGTTTGTATTAAAGATCTGCGGCAGGTAGTTACAGCAACCGGCGACGGCGCGCTTGCCGCCACCGAATTGGAAAAATACTGCACGGAAATGCAGAAAAAAACAGGTATCGTTCCGGATCGGCCTAAACGAAAGACCGCCGAATCTGAGGCTGCGCACGGAAGACCTGCCGCCGAAGCGGCAGGTAAAACGGCTGTAAGCGGATCGCCCGAATCTGCCGGAACTGAAAAATTATTTACCGACGAAATGGTCACCCAACTTAATATGGTCTTTGAGAGGATGGAAAGTCCCCTTGTTTTAAAGATGTATCTGGACGAACGGCAAATTTCACAGGAATTAAAACAGTACATGAGCGAGCTTTCGTCCCTTACCGATAAGCTTACGACACAGACGGCTTCGAATAGCGAAGAAATCAAATTGCCGTGCGTAAAAGTTTTAAAGGCCGACGGAACGGAGACGGGTATGGCGTTTCACGGTGTGCCTGGCGGACACGAGTTCAATTCGTTTATCTTAGGTCTTTACAATATGTCGGGGGAGGGGCAGAGTTTGGACGATTCCGTGAAAAGCCGCATAAAAGCGATCGATAAGGACGTCCATATGGATATTTTTGTGAGCCTTACCTGCACAATGTGTCCGGATCTGGTCACTGCTGCGCAGAAGATTGCCTCTCAAAACACAAGGATAACTACGGACGTTTACGATCTCGCTCATTTTCCTGAAATAAAGGATAAGTATAACATCATGGGCGTGCCGTGCTATGTGATAAACGGCAAAGAAGCTCTGTTCGGCAAAAAGACGATAGAAGAGCTGCTTGATCTTATCGAAAAAGAATAA
- the ahpC gene encoding alkyl hydroperoxide reductase subunit C encodes MSLINKEVADFKVQAFQNNSFKTVSKADIKGKWSVFFFYPADFTFVCPTELEDLENTYAKFKNAGCEIYSVSCDTHFVHKAWHDHSEKIAKLTYPMLADPTHALSKDFEVLIEDAGISERGTFIVNPECKIVAYEVNSGNVGRNAEELLRKLLACQFVAEHGDQVCPAKWQPGKETLKPSIDLVGAL; translated from the coding sequence ATGTCACTTATCAACAAGGAAGTTGCAGATTTTAAAGTTCAAGCTTTTCAAAACAATTCTTTTAAAACAGTATCAAAAGCCGATATCAAAGGCAAATGGAGCGTGTTTTTCTTTTATCCGGCGGATTTTACTTTTGTGTGTCCGACGGAGCTTGAAGATTTGGAAAACACTTATGCCAAATTCAAAAATGCCGGCTGTGAAATTTATTCGGTTTCGTGCGATACGCACTTCGTGCACAAGGCGTGGCACGATCATTCGGAAAAGATCGCAAAGCTTACTTATCCCATGCTTGCCGATCCTACGCATGCGCTGTCTAAAGATTTTGAAGTTCTCATTGAAGATGCGGGAATTTCGGAAAGAGGAACTTTTATCGTCAACCCTGAATGCAAAATCGTTGCATATGAAGTCAATTCGGGAAATGTAGGTCGCAACGCGGAAGAACTTTTGCGTAAGCTTTTAGCATGCCAGTTTGTAGCCGAACACGGCGATCAAGTGTGCCCCGCCAAGTGGCAGCCCGGAAAAGAAACTTTAAAACCCAGCATTGATCTCGTGGGTGCGCTTTGA
- a CDS encoding ABC transporter substrate-binding protein → MKKGFSRLLLTKVLFFLLLPVLAGCINKKSDSASVQIDFWTFPNFSSETGTAGDFEKSLIAAFEKQNPSVKINFNLVSFADGAAKIEEAIAAGKAPDIVYDAPGRIIEWANKGLLAPLDDVLATEKPYITTGLLAVSAGKDRRTYMYPMHEGPFAMAFNKEMLEDLGLIDLLPYKRRDRQWTVAEYEKLLTALKTKLPKGKTPGVFFYKTQGGDQGTRAFLVNLYGDVTLLNADYSRYTFNTPQAVKNLTWTVNAMKKGLLLDGKDLTSNDAIAMFVEANAAHTILYSPQLNKMYDGKRKYKGKDFTPIYMPFPNDSGAPSLEFLAGGACIFKNKDPNRIKAAKNFLKFAATDEVWAEKLVAATGSFPASSKIEIKTDNDEILYNSVLQKFFGQYYNTVTGFPEMRKFWNTALKDAAAGQNIQNVLNVFVRNADNSLKK, encoded by the coding sequence ATGAAAAAAGGTTTTTCAAGGCTTTTACTTACAAAAGTATTGTTTTTTTTGTTATTGCCGGTATTGGCGGGCTGTATAAACAAAAAGTCAGATTCCGCCTCCGTCCAAATCGATTTTTGGACGTTTCCCAACTTCTCTTCGGAAACGGGAACGGCGGGAGACTTTGAAAAAAGCCTTATAGCGGCTTTTGAAAAGCAAAATCCGTCCGTTAAAATAAATTTCAATCTGGTAAGCTTTGCCGACGGAGCGGCTAAAATTGAAGAAGCCATCGCCGCGGGAAAGGCTCCAGATATAGTATACGACGCTCCGGGGCGCATAATCGAATGGGCGAACAAGGGATTGCTGGCGCCTCTCGACGACGTTCTTGCAACCGAAAAACCGTATATCACGACAGGTTTGCTCGCCGTATCCGCCGGTAAAGACAGGCGCACCTACATGTATCCGATGCACGAGGGTCCCTTCGCAATGGCCTTCAATAAAGAAATGCTTGAAGACTTAGGCCTCATAGATCTTTTACCGTATAAACGCCGAGACAGGCAATGGACCGTCGCCGAATACGAAAAACTCTTAACCGCGCTTAAGACAAAATTGCCTAAGGGCAAGACACCGGGAGTTTTCTTTTATAAAACACAGGGCGGAGATCAAGGGACAAGGGCGTTTTTGGTAAACCTATACGGAGACGTAACTCTTTTAAACGCCGACTATTCTAGATACACATTCAATACCCCTCAGGCGGTAAAAAATCTTACATGGACTGTAAATGCAATGAAAAAAGGACTTTTACTCGACGGTAAAGACCTTACTTCCAACGACGCCATAGCGATGTTTGTGGAAGCTAACGCCGCCCATACAATCCTTTATTCTCCGCAGTTGAACAAAATGTACGACGGTAAACGCAAATACAAAGGAAAAGATTTTACTCCGATCTACATGCCCTTCCCTAACGATTCGGGTGCTCCGTCTCTCGAATTTCTGGCGGGAGGAGCCTGCATTTTTAAAAACAAGGATCCGAATAGAATAAAAGCGGCAAAAAATTTCTTAAAATTTGCAGCTACCGACGAGGTTTGGGCCGAAAAACTGGTTGCAGCGACGGGAAGTTTTCCCGCTTCGTCCAAAATAGAAATAAAGACCGACAATGATGAAATATTGTACAATTCCGTTCTGCAAAAATTTTTCGGTCAGTACTATAATACCGTTACAGGTTTTCCGGAAATGCGAAAATTTTGGAACACAGCTCTTAAAGACGCCGCCGCAGGGCAAAACATTCAAAATGTTTTGAATGTTTTTGTAAGAAACGCGGATAATTCCCTTAAAAAATAG
- the leuA gene encoding 2-isopropylmalate synthase has product MKPEKYKPFAAIDIKNRSWPDKSITKAPVWCSVDLRDGNQALVNPMGIEQKLAFFDLLVKLGFKEIEVGFPSASDTEYNFLRRLIEEKRIPDDVTVQVLCQAREHLIKKTFECLQGLPRVIFHIYNSTSPAQRKYTFNMTKEEIVKVALDGIACVKKLLPLAGDCDVRLEYSPESFSNTEIDFAVEICEAVKNAWGATPDKKIILNLPTTVECAMPNIFADQIEYFCTHITNRDSVIISLHPHNDRGEGVATCEMGLLAGADRVEGTIFGNGERTGNLDIVIVGLNMYSQGIDPELDLSDIPFIAAKYEELTGMPIHPRTPYAGELVFTAFSGSHQDAIRKGMAARATMPENAVWDVPYLPIDPHDIGRQYEGIIRINSQSGKGGAAFILENNYGLSIPKPMHPVLGEIVKEAADKAQRELKIAEVYDCFSKQWLNKTEPLSITDLAETHIDSPAGKNADKTVACRGVILWKEKEYAIGGKGNGPLDAFVAALKDTPVPRFNITSFYEHSVGSGSDTSAFSYVQITFEDGRQTWGVGKSSNVGRAGIEAVVSALNQ; this is encoded by the coding sequence ATGAAACCTGAAAAGTACAAGCCCTTCGCTGCCATTGACATTAAAAACCGCAGCTGGCCGGATAAGTCGATAACAAAGGCTCCAGTCTGGTGTTCCGTCGATCTTCGCGACGGAAATCAGGCGCTCGTAAATCCTATGGGAATCGAACAAAAACTTGCTTTTTTCGATCTTTTGGTAAAGCTCGGATTTAAAGAAATAGAAGTCGGTTTCCCCAGCGCGTCCGATACGGAATATAATTTTTTGCGCAGACTTATAGAAGAAAAGCGCATTCCTGACGATGTTACCGTTCAGGTATTGTGCCAGGCGCGCGAACATCTGATCAAAAAAACCTTCGAATGCCTGCAGGGGCTTCCCCGCGTCATTTTCCATATTTACAATTCCACTTCGCCCGCCCAAAGAAAATACACGTTTAACATGACAAAAGAAGAAATAGTTAAAGTAGCTCTTGACGGAATTGCGTGCGTAAAAAAACTGCTTCCGCTTGCAGGGGATTGCGACGTTCGCCTTGAATATTCGCCTGAAAGTTTTTCCAATACTGAAATAGACTTTGCCGTTGAAATCTGTGAAGCCGTAAAAAACGCGTGGGGCGCGACTCCCGATAAGAAAATAATCTTAAATCTTCCCACTACTGTGGAATGCGCAATGCCGAACATATTTGCCGATCAAATAGAATATTTTTGTACGCACATTACAAACCGCGACAGTGTAATTATAAGCCTTCATCCTCATAACGATCGCGGAGAAGGGGTGGCCACCTGTGAAATGGGACTTCTTGCCGGCGCCGACAGGGTTGAAGGTACTATATTCGGAAACGGCGAGCGTACCGGAAACCTTGATATTGTTATAGTAGGGCTCAACATGTATTCCCAAGGGATAGATCCTGAACTGGATCTGTCGGACATTCCTTTTATCGCCGCAAAGTACGAAGAATTGACCGGCATGCCCATACACCCCAGAACTCCTTACGCAGGAGAATTGGTCTTTACTGCCTTCAGCGGCTCTCATCAGGATGCGATAAGAAAGGGAATGGCGGCGCGCGCAACAATGCCTGAAAACGCCGTTTGGGACGTCCCCTATCTTCCCATAGATCCTCATGACATAGGAAGGCAGTATGAGGGAATCATAAGAATAAACAGCCAGAGCGGAAAAGGAGGAGCGGCCTTTATACTTGAAAACAACTACGGCCTTTCCATTCCCAAACCCATGCATCCCGTACTCGGAGAAATTGTTAAAGAAGCTGCGGACAAGGCGCAGAGGGAACTTAAGATAGCCGAAGTCTACGATTGTTTTTCCAAACAGTGGCTGAATAAAACCGAACCTCTTTCAATCACCGATTTAGCCGAAACACATATAGATTCTCCGGCCGGCAAAAACGCCGACAAAACCGTTGCGTGCCGCGGTGTGATTTTATGGAAAGAAAAAGAATACGCCATAGGCGGAAAAGGAAACGGACCTCTTGACGCCTTCGTAGCGGCTTTAAAAGATACGCCGGTTCCGCGCTTTAATATAACTTCGTTTTACGAGCACAGCGTCGGAAGTGGAAGTGACACAAGCGCGTTTTCTTATGTTCAGATCACGTTTGAAGACGGACGGCAGACGTGGGGCGTAGGCAAGAGCAGCAACGTCGGCCGCGCAGGTATTGAAGCCGTTGTCAGCGCTCTGAACCAGTGA
- the ftsH gene encoding ATP-dependent zinc metalloprotease FtsH → MSEQNDPEKNNNEDPFNFFKLSTDPKDDDKNKKDKRRPRVPFGLLLLVVFGIVAILHMMMNSKPENLIDFSEFRQLIEDGKIVSVEIGETYFTGYGPASSYSDSSSVRDSLWNLSRATAFSNRAQYRTAGVLMSSFIELLDRKGVEYRFATKQNNYFMQLLMNLLLPFGLIFLMYFFVFRKMGGGMGGGMGSIFSAGQSRARAVEEGKVKTRFSDVAGVDEAKEELVEVVDFLKEPKKYTDIGGKIPKGVLLVGPPGTGKTLLARAVAGEAGVPFFRISGSDFVEMFVGVGASRVRDLFKQAREKAPCIIFIDELDAIGKSRMNNLGGNDEREQTLNQLLVEMDGFDNEKGLIILAATNRPDVLDPALLRPGRFDRQVVVDRPDVKGREAILRIHAKNVKLEDAVDFSALAHATAGFAGADLANIVNEAALLAVRAGRKRVSMADFDEAIEKTMVGLQKKSRVVKEKERRVVAYHETGHALVAAFTPGSDPVHKITIIPRGVGALGYTLQLPEDDEFLKSEQRLLGEVDVLLGGRAAEQLIFDEITTGAANDIQRATDIVRNMITSYGMSKRFKNVALGKAGKGYGGVEPALVREYAETTQQYIDEEIARVMEERYKHVLELLKKQGELLKYVAELLLEKETVEGKEFNELVKASKHCDDITASSKAAPVKDIELNSGKPETAPKRRTKKADN, encoded by the coding sequence ATGAGCGAACAAAACGACCCTGAAAAAAATAATAATGAAGATCCTTTTAATTTCTTTAAATTATCTACGGATCCCAAAGATGACGATAAGAATAAAAAAGATAAAAGGCGGCCGCGAGTTCCGTTCGGGCTTTTGCTTCTTGTGGTATTCGGCATAGTCGCAATTCTGCACATGATGATGAATTCGAAGCCCGAAAATCTTATCGACTTTTCCGAGTTCCGTCAGCTTATTGAAGACGGAAAAATCGTTTCCGTAGAAATAGGTGAAACATATTTTACAGGTTACGGTCCCGCCAGTTCTTATTCCGATTCTTCTTCCGTCCGCGACAGCTTATGGAATCTGTCGCGTGCGACGGCTTTTTCAAATCGCGCTCAGTATAGAACGGCCGGCGTGCTCATGTCCAGCTTTATCGAACTGCTTGACAGGAAGGGCGTGGAATATCGCTTCGCAACCAAACAGAACAACTATTTTATGCAGCTTTTGATGAATTTGCTCTTACCGTTCGGTCTTATATTTCTCATGTACTTTTTTGTTTTCCGCAAGATGGGAGGGGGAATGGGCGGCGGCATGGGCAGCATTTTCAGCGCGGGGCAATCGCGCGCAAGGGCTGTTGAAGAGGGCAAGGTAAAGACGCGTTTTTCGGACGTAGCCGGCGTAGACGAGGCGAAAGAAGAGCTTGTGGAAGTCGTCGATTTTTTAAAGGAACCTAAAAAATATACCGACATAGGCGGAAAAATTCCCAAGGGCGTTCTTTTAGTCGGTCCCCCCGGTACGGGAAAAACTTTGCTTGCCCGCGCCGTGGCCGGAGAAGCGGGGGTGCCTTTTTTCAGAATAAGCGGTTCGGACTTTGTAGAAATGTTTGTGGGAGTCGGCGCAAGCCGCGTGCGCGATTTGTTCAAGCAGGCGCGCGAAAAGGCTCCGTGTATTATCTTTATTGACGAATTGGACGCCATAGGTAAAAGCCGCATGAATAATCTCGGCGGTAACGACGAGCGTGAACAGACTTTAAACCAGCTTCTTGTTGAAATGGACGGCTTTGACAATGAAAAAGGCCTTATAATCCTTGCGGCTACTAACCGTCCTGACGTTCTTGATCCCGCTCTTCTCAGGCCGGGACGTTTCGACCGGCAGGTGGTTGTCGATCGTCCCGATGTAAAGGGGCGCGAAGCTATCCTTCGTATCCATGCAAAAAACGTAAAGCTTGAAGACGCCGTAGATTTCAGCGCCCTTGCGCACGCTACCGCCGGATTTGCAGGAGCGGATTTGGCAAATATCGTAAACGAAGCGGCCTTGCTTGCCGTTCGTGCCGGCCGCAAACGCGTTTCCATGGCCGATTTTGACGAAGCCATAGAAAAAACCATGGTCGGTCTGCAAAAAAAATCCAGAGTTGTAAAAGAAAAAGAGCGGCGAGTAGTCGCCTATCATGAAACAGGACATGCCTTAGTAGCGGCTTTTACGCCGGGAAGCGATCCTGTGCATAAGATAACGATAATTCCGCGCGGTGTAGGCGCATTGGGATATACTCTTCAGCTTCCCGAAGACGACGAATTCCTTAAGAGCGAACAGCGGCTTTTGGGTGAAGTTGACGTATTGCTGGGCGGACGCGCTGCGGAACAGCTTATATTTGATGAAATCACTACGGGCGCGGCCAACGACATACAGCGTGCGACGGATATAGTGCGCAATATGATAACTTCGTACGGAATGAGTAAGCGTTTTAAAAACGTCGCTCTCGGCAAGGCCGGAAAGGGTTACGGCGGAGTTGAACCGGCTCTTGTACGCGAATATGCGGAAACTACGCAGCAGTACATCGACGAAGAGATTGCCAGAGTGATGGAAGAACGCTACAAACATGTTCTGGAATTGCTCAAAAAACAAGGTGAATTGCTTAAATATGTGGCGGAACTCTTGCTCGAAAAAGAAACTGTGGAAGGCAAAGAATTTAACGAACTCGTAAAGGCCTCAAAGCATTGCGACGATATTACGGCGTCGTCTAAAGCTGCGCCTGTGAAGGATATCGAACTGAATTCCGGTAAACCTGAAACGGCTCCTAAGCGCCGGACAAAAAAAGCGGATAACTGA
- the fliS gene encoding flagellar export chaperone FliS has protein sequence MGYPQAYSAYRETNVKTASQGKLVVLLYEEAVRQLSQALGHFNSGGKINASKIEKFSANISKTREIITELQVSLDMSKGGQIAQSLMSLYVYFNNELLDANISHDKKKIEFVANMMKELLESWRTAANSTANAPAAVIPAALNIEG, from the coding sequence ATGGGCTATCCGCAGGCTTACAGCGCATACCGCGAAACAAATGTTAAGACGGCAAGCCAAGGAAAACTGGTAGTGCTGTTATACGAGGAAGCAGTTAGGCAGCTTTCACAAGCTTTAGGGCATTTCAATTCCGGCGGGAAAATCAACGCTTCCAAGATCGAAAAATTCAGCGCAAACATAAGCAAGACGCGCGAAATAATCACCGAATTGCAGGTTTCTCTCGATATGTCCAAGGGAGGACAGATAGCGCAAAGCCTCATGTCGCTGTATGTATATTTTAACAATGAGCTTCTTGACGCAAATATAAGCCATGATAAGAAAAAGATCGAATTCGTTGCAAATATGATGAAAGAATTGCTTGAATCCTGGCGCACGGCTGCAAACAGCACGGCAAACGCACCGGCAGCCGTCATACCCGCGGCCCTTAATATAGAAGGATAA
- the flgN gene encoding flagellar export chaperone FlgN: protein MTELTDREVNERIAILKRFKTLLEQQRNKFREYLKILENQQNSIAQEDPESLFTHTVLEQQVVQNIVTLQKVIDPMNSLYRQFNGIAENEDDHVLSDLKNDLTNLQEKVLAQNKKNRDLLRTHLSQIRRQLESFKNPYARTQSIYAQKAPVASLVEIQA from the coding sequence ATGACGGAACTGACGGATCGGGAAGTAAACGAGAGAATCGCAATCCTTAAGCGCTTTAAGACACTGCTCGAACAGCAGCGCAATAAATTCCGAGAATATCTTAAGATACTCGAAAATCAACAAAATTCAATCGCTCAAGAAGATCCTGAAAGCCTTTTTACCCATACCGTGCTTGAACAACAGGTAGTTCAAAATATAGTCACACTGCAAAAGGTAATAGATCCTATGAACAGCCTGTACCGTCAATTTAACGGTATTGCCGAAAATGAAGACGACCATGTTCTTTCGGATCTTAAAAACGATCTTACAAACCTGCAAGAAAAGGTTTTGGCTCAGAACAAAAAGAACCGTGATCTTCTTCGCACGCACTTAAGCCAGATACGAAGGCAGCTTGAATCGTTTAAGAATCCTTATGCCCGCACGCAGAGCATATACGCTCAAAAAGCGCCCGTCGCAAGCCTTGTAGAAATTCAAGCTTAA
- a CDS encoding methyl-accepting chemotaxis protein, with translation MKQISQDITKSKIFSIKNKIIAAFAIFSISILAITCVVSISLASFSLMNNTKYFLNELTFSSSKILDERSKAIFGKLEAFANIPDIQDETISYRNKIELFKNEIQMQRQRGWLTFGIGGKNGIIFHTNSKTENAASTAWFSQAIKGKYVITEPALSATERSYVSTVAIPMRDLQGKITGVISATLLGDSLSNLISDIIVGETGTAYLISPEGTILGNRQPEILYKNIFTDVYENESAEFQSFLKKALSSKKSNVSISKIDNIRYVSATSPMRYSNWTLLVTAPVSEFVAENIKTLVKTFIFVTVILLLIAFIIGYIVARHIAKPLNRAIEALRNISQGEGDLTISLPVTGSDETGLLSSYFNQTIFKLRNSIKKVGENSSGMKAVGSDLESNMMSVTEFIKTITNSIEDLRGHFSAQEKSITETASAIEQIIKIVRQLDASVSQQLSLVMESASSFDNMTQSMTSVGSNVKQTQVAIRNLSDATNNGRETLIKANDISQRISEASGGLIEASAVIENIANQTNLLSMNAAIEAAHAGEAGKGFAVVASEIRKLAEVSSSQGKTITETLKKLTGEIEMLAGSAANAVEKFNFISGYSEEVNNSIEIVVKAMETQEENGKNIWKMIKDVNSITDEVKHDSDEMLSNSEQISQETTHLDGLTKILRETMDSIQEQLDLINSVTQESLEIATKNKDSIDNLVVEVGKFKTSVEEN, from the coding sequence ATGAAACAAATTTCTCAGGACATAACGAAAAGTAAGATTTTTTCCATTAAAAATAAAATAATAGCGGCGTTTGCAATATTTTCAATTTCAATATTGGCAATAACATGCGTGGTATCCATTTCGCTTGCATCGTTTTCGCTGATGAACAACACTAAATATTTTTTAAATGAATTGACTTTCAGTTCATCAAAAATTTTGGACGAACGTTCAAAGGCTATTTTCGGAAAGCTGGAAGCTTTTGCAAATATACCCGATATTCAGGACGAAACGATTTCCTACAGAAATAAGATTGAATTATTTAAAAACGAAATTCAGATGCAACGCCAACGGGGATGGTTGACTTTCGGCATAGGCGGCAAAAACGGAATCATATTCCACACTAACAGTAAAACCGAAAACGCCGCGTCGACGGCATGGTTTTCCCAAGCGATAAAAGGAAAGTACGTGATCACCGAACCCGCATTGTCCGCCACAGAGAGATCTTACGTCTCCACGGTTGCCATTCCGATGCGGGATCTGCAGGGAAAAATTACCGGCGTCATAAGCGCAACTCTTTTGGGGGATTCTCTTTCAAATCTCATAAGCGACATAATAGTCGGAGAAACGGGAACCGCGTATCTTATAAGTCCGGAAGGCACGATACTCGGAAACCGCCAGCCTGAAATATTGTATAAAAACATATTTACGGACGTATACGAAAATGAAAGCGCGGAATTTCAATCATTTTTAAAGAAAGCGTTAAGCTCTAAAAAGTCCAACGTCAGCATTTCAAAAATTGACAATATACGATACGTATCCGCGACATCTCCTATGCGCTATTCAAATTGGACTCTGTTGGTAACGGCTCCCGTTTCGGAGTTTGTCGCAGAAAACATAAAAACTCTTGTTAAAACATTCATATTTGTTACAGTAATACTGCTTTTAATTGCCTTCATCATAGGTTATATAGTCGCAAGGCATATTGCAAAACCGCTCAATCGTGCAATTGAAGCTCTGCGCAATATTTCACAAGGAGAAGGAGATCTCACCATAAGTTTGCCCGTAACGGGAAGCGACGAAACGGGACTCTTGTCTTCATATTTTAACCAAACTATTTTTAAACTGCGAAACTCGATCAAAAAAGTAGGAGAAAATTCCAGCGGAATGAAAGCCGTTGGTTCCGACCTTGAAAGCAACATGATGTCCGTAACGGAATTCATAAAGACTATAACGAATAGCATAGAAGATCTCCGCGGACACTTCAGCGCACAAGAAAAAAGTATTACCGAAACTGCGTCCGCGATCGAACAGATAATCAAGATCGTAAGACAGCTGGACGCAAGCGTAAGCCAGCAACTATCGCTCGTAATGGAATCCGCAAGTTCTTTTGACAACATGACGCAGAGTATGACCAGCGTTGGATCCAACGTAAAGCAGACGCAGGTCGCCATAAGGAACCTCTCCGACGCTACAAATAACGGAAGAGAAACTCTTATTAAGGCAAACGATATTTCTCAAAGAATTTCTGAAGCGTCCGGAGGATTGATCGAAGCGAGCGCCGTAATTGAGAATATCGCAAACCAGACAAACCTTTTGTCAATGAACGCCGCGATCGAAGCCGCTCACGCCGGAGAAGCGGGAAAGGGATTTGCCGTCGTCGCCTCCGAAATCAGAAAGCTCGCGGAAGTTTCAAGTTCTCAAGGCAAAACCATAACCGAAACTCTGAAAAAACTTACGGGCGAAATAGAAATGCTCGCCGGCTCGGCGGCAAATGCGGTTGAAAAATTCAACTTTATTTCAGGATATTCCGAGGAAGTCAATAATTCCATAGAAATTGTCGTTAAAGCTATGGAAACACAGGAAGAGAACGGCAAAAACATATGGAAGATGATAAAAGACGTCAACAGCATAACCGATGAAGTAAAACACGATTCCGATGAGATGCTTTCAAACAGCGAACAGATCAGCCAAGAGACTACACACCTTGACGGCCTCACAAAAATTCTAAGGGAAACGATGGATTCCATCCAAGAACAGCTGGACTTGATAAATTCCGTAACGCAGGAATCTCTTGAAATTGCGACAAAGAATAAAGACAGCATCGATAACCTTGTGGTCGAGGTGGGTAAGTTTAAAACTTCGGTTGAAGAAAATTAA